From the genome of Actinomycetes bacterium:
CATGTGGGCTCAACTGATCAAGATGCACGTCAAGCCAAGCCTCGAGCAGGATGTGCCTCGCCTGTTCGAGCAGTTGCAGGCCATCGAGCCACCGGACTCGGGCCTGTTGCGAACCATGCTCATGCAGGACCAGAAGGACCCGGCTCGGGCCTACGTCCTGGTCGTCTTCGAGAGCGAGGAAAAGGCCCGAGCCCGCGAGCAGGACCCGCGGCGTCAGGAGGGTCTGCAGTCAGTGCAGGCGACGATGGCGGAGCTGTTCGACGGACCGCCGGAGTTCACTGACCTGACGGTCATCCACGACGTGTCGCCCTCGTGACGCCGATGGAGCCCGTAGCCCCTTCGCACTTCTAGCCGGACGGCGGCCCGGCGAGCAGCGCCTGCGCGGCGGTATAGGTGCCCATCACCCAGCCGTCGTGCCCGGGCAGGTGCACGTCACCGAACCGGTCCAACGCGATCAGCGCATCCGAAGCGAGGAACAGCGCCCCGCCCGCGGCGGTCGCGGGGTCGCCCGAGTCTGCCGCGGCCAGCGCCATCGCGGTGAGGACGGCGCTGTAGACCAGGACCGGGATTCGGTCCGACCCGCTGCGCCGCCACAGGTACGCGTTGAGGCCGGCCAAGGTGACGAGGTAGGGAACGGCGACCACGGGGCGCCGCCGCACGAGGCCGCCACCGGGGCGCGACCGCAGGGCGTCGATCCAGGCCACCTGCGCGCCCAGGAAGCTGCCCAGCCCGGCGGTGAAGGCGGCCTTGCCGT
Proteins encoded in this window:
- a CDS encoding antibiotic biosynthesis monooxygenase, producing MAPTVLRDSSTGTTWVCHPHGMRGWPAISDGGSGMWAQLIKMHVKPSLEQDVPRLFEQLQAIEPPDSGLLRTMLMQDQKDPARAYVLVVFESEEKARAREQDPRRQEGLQSVQATMAELFDGPPEFTDLTVIHDVSPS
- a CDS encoding lysoplasmalogenase, which codes for MRARSVYYALAVTDTVLAAAVLNRPRWATKPLLMPVLMVGADRRSQRALALSWAGDVALMGNGKAAFTAGLGSFLGAQVAWIDALRSRPGGGLVRRRPVVAVPYLVTLAGLNAYLWRRSGSDRIPVLVYSAVLTAMALAAADSGDPATAAGGALFLASDALIALDRFGDVHLPGHDGWVMGTYTAAQALLAGPPSG